In a genomic window of Peptoclostridium acidaminophilum DSM 3953:
- a CDS encoding GlsB/YeaQ/YmgE family stress response membrane protein yields MKIFFVEKGDERMSFISWIIVGAIAGWLASIMSGDNAKMGALANIVVGIIGAFVGGFILRFVGGSGVTGLNLRSIMVATFGAFIFLFVLNKLRK; encoded by the coding sequence GTGAAGATATTTTTTGTGGAGAAAGGGGATGAGCGTATGAGTTTCATTTCTTGGATAATAGTAGGTGCGATTGCTGGCTGGCTAGCTAGTATTATGTCTGGAGACAACGCAAAGATGGGAGCGTTGGCGAATATTGTCGTAGGCATAATAGGCGCATTTGTAGGAGGTTTCATACTGAGATTCGTAGGTGGCAGCGGAGTGACAGGATTGAACCTAAGGAGCATAATGGTTGCGACTTTTGGAGCTTTCATATTCTTATTCGTATTGAATAAATTGAGAAAGTAG
- a CDS encoding pyruvate kinase alpha/beta domain-containing protein gives MYYESIGKVNTKSTVDLAIKAAGEKNIKNIVVASSSGDTAGLFKDRNDINVVCVTYVNGFSEPGKKSMQQEVKDELEGVGIKVLSTTHVLSGAERGISRAFGGTYPVEIMANTLRMLGQGVKVCVEVSVMALDAGLIPYGEPIIAVAGSGKGADTAVIVTPSHASSIFETKINEIICKPSYYTEK, from the coding sequence ATGTATTATGAATCGATTGGCAAGGTAAATACTAAATCAACAGTAGACCTTGCGATAAAGGCGGCAGGAGAGAAAAACATCAAAAATATTGTCGTGGCTTCTTCCAGCGGCGACACTGCAGGGCTTTTCAAGGATAGGAATGACATCAATGTAGTATGTGTGACTTATGTAAATGGATTCTCAGAGCCGGGCAAAAAATCAATGCAGCAGGAAGTCAAGGACGAGCTCGAAGGCGTGGGCATAAAAGTGCTGTCTACAACCCATGTACTTAGCGGCGCCGAAAGAGGCATAAGCAGAGCCTTTGGAGGGACTTATCCGGTGGAAATAATGGCAAACACGCTCAGGATGCTTGGCCAAGGCGTAAAGGTATGCGTAGAGGTGTCTGTAATGGCGCTGGATGCCGGGCTTATACCATATGGAGAACCGATTATTGCAGTGGCAGGTTCAGGCAAGGGGGCGGACACAGCTGTTATAGTCACTCCTTCACATGCAAGCAGCATATTCGAAACAAAGATCAATGAAATAATTTGCAAGCCGTCATACTATACAGAGAAATAG
- a CDS encoding ABC transporter ATP-binding protein, protein MLDLINVTKTFNPGTVNEKKALNSVNLHLDPGDFVTIIGSNGAGKSTLFNAIGGAFYIDKGAIILDANNIAADPDYKRALDIGRLMQDPMKGTAPSMTIEENLALAYTRKAKKSFFALNKRDSWHFRELLSSLDLGLEYRMKTKVGTLSGGQRQAVTLLMCTIASPKLLLLDEHTAALDPATAQKILKITTEIVAESKITTMMITHDIKSALSTGNRTIMMDEGEIILDIKGDERSNMTVEELLTYYSKERKKELMDDRILLS, encoded by the coding sequence ATGCTCGATTTGATAAACGTAACTAAAACCTTTAATCCCGGAACAGTGAATGAAAAAAAAGCCCTAAACTCTGTAAACCTCCATTTGGACCCGGGTGATTTTGTCACAATAATCGGCTCAAACGGCGCCGGAAAGTCAACGCTCTTTAACGCCATAGGCGGAGCCTTCTATATTGACAAGGGCGCCATAATTCTAGACGCCAATAATATCGCCGCAGATCCGGACTATAAAAGGGCGCTTGACATCGGAAGGCTCATGCAGGATCCGATGAAAGGCACTGCCCCATCCATGACCATAGAGGAAAACCTGGCGCTAGCGTATACCAGAAAGGCCAAGAAGAGCTTTTTTGCCTTGAACAAGAGGGATTCCTGGCATTTCAGGGAACTGCTCTCCTCATTAGATCTGGGCTTGGAATACCGGATGAAAACAAAGGTAGGGACTCTCTCTGGCGGCCAAAGGCAGGCTGTCACGCTTCTTATGTGTACAATAGCTTCACCCAAACTACTGCTTCTTGATGAGCATACGGCAGCCCTCGACCCGGCTACAGCCCAGAAAATACTTAAAATAACTACTGAGATTGTTGCTGAATCAAAAATCACGACGATGATGATAACGCATGACATAAAATCCGCACTTTCTACTGGCAACCGCACTATTATGATGGATGAAGGCGAAATCATTCTGGATATAAAGGGTGATGAGCGCAGCAATATGACTGTAGAAGAGTTGCTGACCTACTACTCGAAGGAGAGAAAAAAAGAGCTCATGGATGACAGGATTTTGCTGTCATGA
- a CDS encoding ABC transporter permease, which produces MTLLIGSIQLGLLYAVLALGIYITFRILNLPDLTVDGSFSLGMACAAVVTISGHPFLALFIAVIAGALAGLATGLLQTRLSIHPILAGILVMTGLYTVNLGIMGGKANLSVVGNETFFTAAESLIGAPVDISRTLLALAVCILMTLILAVAFKTRFGLAIRATGDNEDMVRSSSINANVSKCIALSMGNACVALSGALICQYQLFSDVGSGSGMVVIGLASVIIGESVFGKRSVTIGLVSAAVGSIIYRIILAFALKIDLFPSYSLKLISAVIVMVALSGPAIKANRQQKKIRREVKNHLTENGLE; this is translated from the coding sequence ATGACATTACTTATCGGTTCCATACAGCTTGGTCTGCTCTATGCCGTATTGGCCCTGGGAATCTATATAACATTTCGAATACTTAATTTGCCGGACCTGACTGTCGACGGGAGCTTTTCACTCGGTATGGCTTGTGCTGCCGTTGTAACTATAAGTGGCCATCCTTTCCTTGCATTATTCATTGCTGTAATTGCCGGCGCATTAGCCGGCTTGGCAACCGGCCTGCTCCAGACAAGGCTCAGCATACATCCCATACTGGCGGGAATCCTCGTGATGACAGGTCTGTATACAGTTAACCTTGGGATTATGGGCGGCAAGGCCAATCTGTCCGTAGTCGGCAATGAGACTTTTTTTACTGCGGCAGAATCTTTAATTGGAGCTCCGGTCGATATTAGCAGGACTCTTCTTGCCCTGGCAGTATGCATATTAATGACACTCATTCTGGCTGTAGCCTTTAAGACAAGGTTTGGCCTTGCCATACGTGCAACAGGAGACAACGAGGACATGGTTCGCTCCTCATCCATAAATGCCAATGTTTCCAAATGCATCGCACTGTCAATGGGCAACGCCTGCGTAGCCCTCTCAGGGGCTTTGATCTGCCAGTATCAGCTTTTTTCAGATGTTGGCTCAGGAAGCGGCATGGTGGTAATCGGTCTGGCGTCAGTAATCATAGGCGAATCTGTATTTGGAAAGCGCAGCGTTACCATCGGACTCGTTTCAGCGGCCGTGGGCTCCATCATTTATAGGATAATCTTGGCATTTGCTTTGAAAATAGACTTGTTCCCTTCATATTCGTTGAAGCTTATTTCCGCTGTTATTGTAATGGTAGCTCTTTCAGGGCCTGCAATAAAAGCAAACAGGCAGCAGAAAAAAATCAGAAGGGAGGTCAAGAACCATTTGACTGAAAATGGTTTGGAATAA
- a CDS encoding ABC transporter substrate-binding protein — protein MKKFISLLLVGCMALGTLAGCAGKEEPAKDDVYKIAIIQPMDHPSLNQIRETIVSELDALGMSGKVEIEFKNANGDMNLLPSIMQDMLSDDVDMLVPIATPTAQAAMASTTTVPVVFSAVSNPIEAGLVKSFEETTGNITGVSNSIAIEDIFKLAAELTPDAKVFGFIYNSSEINSTAGIERAKDYCDKNGIQYKEATITGTTDLQQAASSLVGEVDAFFTPNDNTVASAMPTYLQVANAAKLPIYAGADSMVADGALATVGIDYTVLGKQTAAMIVRIVNGETIAQNPVEQIAEYSNMINMKTANELGITIPEALKEKFVIIEEKK, from the coding sequence ATGAAAAAATTTATATCGCTTTTACTCGTAGGATGCATGGCTTTGGGAACTTTGGCAGGATGTGCAGGGAAGGAGGAACCGGCTAAGGATGATGTGTATAAAATTGCTATAATACAGCCAATGGATCATCCATCGCTCAACCAGATTCGCGAAACAATAGTATCTGAACTGGATGCGCTGGGTATGAGTGGCAAGGTTGAAATCGAGTTCAAGAACGCCAACGGCGACATGAACCTTCTGCCTTCAATCATGCAGGACATGCTAAGTGATGACGTGGATATGCTCGTTCCAATCGCAACACCGACAGCGCAGGCTGCTATGGCTTCCACTACAACAGTGCCTGTAGTTTTTTCGGCAGTCAGCAATCCTATAGAGGCAGGTCTTGTGAAGTCATTCGAGGAAACAACAGGCAATATTACTGGGGTTTCGAATTCTATAGCAATAGAGGACATTTTCAAGCTCGCAGCCGAGCTTACACCAGATGCAAAGGTCTTCGGCTTTATTTACAACAGCAGCGAAATAAACTCTACAGCGGGAATTGAAAGGGCAAAGGATTACTGCGATAAGAACGGAATACAATACAAAGAGGCTACAATAACAGGAACAACTGATCTGCAGCAGGCGGCTTCTTCCCTCGTTGGCGAGGTGGATGCCTTCTTTACTCCTAATGACAACACCGTAGCTTCGGCTATGCCTACCTACCTTCAGGTTGCAAATGCCGCCAAGCTTCCAATATATGCTGGAGCCGATTCAATGGTTGCCGACGGCGCCCTGGCCACGGTTGGAATTGACTACACCGTGCTTGGAAAACAGACTGCCGCAATGATAGTGCGTATCGTAAACGGTGAAACAATAGCTCAAAATCCAGTTGAACAGATAGCCGAATATTCAAACATGATCAACATGAAAACTGCCAATGAACTGGGCATAACAATACCTGAAGCCTTGAAGGAAAAATTCGTAATCATAGAAGAAAAGAAATAA
- a CDS encoding dodecin family protein has translation MSVVKVIEILAESNESWEAAAQAAVTEVSKTVRNIESVYIENMQAIVKDSKIVKYRVNAKISFLVTD, from the coding sequence ATGTCAGTTGTTAAGGTTATTGAAATTCTGGCAGAATCGAATGAAAGCTGGGAGGCTGCGGCGCAAGCGGCAGTAACAGAGGTTTCCAAGACAGTGAGAAACATCGAATCTGTATATATTGAGAATATGCAGGCGATTGTAAAAGACAGCAAGATTGTTAAGTACCGCGTTAACGCAAAGATTTCTTTTTTAGTAACAGATTAG
- a CDS encoding DUF3427 domain-containing protein — protein sequence MLREGIYEEIITEKIKSDIEALEIADFEVCKESLDVEEARKTLSAYISAVTRMALKYVRDSSSDDREALLLQIATCNDVISTLSERLEEDEFDSLKIGEEGEVLTSIYSRLNSIRGLRNKRQVRPVTPLSESSLFTGSHYEPSMLEELKKEIATSDSIDMLVSFIKWSGLRCIIEELKDFTENRKGRLRVITTSYMEATDYKAVLELSRLKNTKVKISYDTDRTRLHAKAYLFKRETGFSTAYIGSSNISNPALTSGLEWNIKVTEKDSFDILRKFEATFESYWNDSEFVHFCGGNEEEVQRLRAALSKNRQGRDDSYVEFDIQPYHYQKEMLEKLRVEREVFGRYKNLLVAATGIGKTVISAFDYKRFRQASKASSRILFVAHREEILKQSLRTFRVILKDPNFGDLLVGGSVPEEIDNLFISIQSFNSTRLYERTSEDFYDYIIVDEFHHAAAESYQKLLGHYKPKILLGLTATPERMDGKNVLEYFEDTIAGEMRLNEAIDRKLLSPFQYFCVSDTEDLSRLKWGRRGYDIRELENVYTSSKLRSKQVINSLKRYVADINDVKGLGFCVSIEHAKYMADFFNKAGIPSVALFAGVEASVRTDARQMLSSGEVKFIFVVDMYNEGVDIPEINTVLFLRPTESLTVFVQQLGRGLRLSEGKDCLTVLDFVGQAHRNYSFEEKFRALTGKTKHSVKHYVQNGFFNLPKGCYIQLEKQAKEYILRNIKESSSSRKNIVEKIRCFRADTGMELTLANFLKHHHLSIYDFYGKNGDRTLRRMMVEAGVKEDFNYEAEMVITKRLPSLFHLNSRRLLEFLIAYLGGWPADVEEKRLMLSMLYYSFYNSHPNAEGLGSMEEGIRMILECSEMREEILDILNYNYENMDIVEIESNLGFECPLGVHSSYSTSQVLAALGYFNESSSPAFREGVKYFADKKLDIFFITLNKSEKDFSPSTLYEDYAINDRLFHWQTQSRTAEGSATAKRYINHKATGNRIALFVREYKTENAYTSPFVFLGECDYVSHSGSRPMSFVWRLKHDMPPMFVPKANKSIL from the coding sequence ATGCTAAGAGAGGGAATTTATGAAGAAATAATAACTGAAAAGATAAAAAGTGACATTGAAGCTCTCGAAATTGCCGATTTTGAAGTGTGCAAGGAGAGTTTGGACGTGGAGGAGGCACGAAAAACACTTTCCGCATACATCTCGGCTGTCACGAGAATGGCTCTCAAGTATGTAAGGGACAGCAGCTCAGACGATCGGGAGGCGCTACTTCTGCAGATTGCCACATGCAACGATGTTATTTCTACTCTCAGCGAAAGGCTTGAGGAAGACGAGTTTGACTCACTCAAAATAGGGGAGGAAGGAGAGGTCCTGACATCGATATATTCAAGGCTCAACAGCATAAGAGGGCTTAGAAATAAAAGGCAAGTAAGGCCTGTTACGCCTCTTTCAGAGAGCTCTCTGTTTACAGGTTCTCACTATGAGCCCAGCATGCTAGAGGAGCTCAAAAAAGAGATCGCAACATCTGATTCTATAGACATGCTCGTCTCGTTCATAAAATGGAGCGGCCTGAGATGCATAATAGAAGAGCTTAAGGATTTCACGGAAAACAGAAAGGGCAGGCTCAGAGTAATCACAACCTCGTACATGGAGGCCACCGATTATAAGGCTGTGCTCGAGCTTAGCCGCCTCAAGAACACAAAGGTCAAAATTTCGTACGATACAGACAGGACTCGACTTCATGCCAAGGCTTACCTGTTCAAGCGGGAAACTGGATTTTCAACAGCCTACATAGGATCGTCGAACATCTCGAATCCTGCTCTCACCTCTGGGCTTGAGTGGAACATAAAGGTGACTGAAAAGGACTCCTTCGACATACTCAGAAAATTCGAGGCTACATTCGAGAGCTATTGGAACGACAGTGAATTCGTGCACTTTTGCGGGGGAAACGAGGAGGAGGTACAGAGGCTGAGAGCGGCGCTGAGCAAGAATCGTCAAGGCCGTGACGATTCATACGTTGAATTCGACATACAGCCCTATCACTACCAGAAGGAGATGCTTGAAAAGCTTCGGGTGGAGCGCGAGGTGTTCGGCAGGTACAAAAATTTGCTGGTGGCGGCAACGGGAATCGGCAAGACTGTGATATCGGCCTTCGACTATAAAAGATTCAGGCAGGCCAGCAAGGCGTCTTCTCGCATACTGTTTGTGGCCCACAGAGAAGAAATATTAAAGCAAAGCCTAAGGACATTCAGGGTGATTCTAAAGGATCCAAACTTCGGGGATTTGCTTGTCGGAGGCAGCGTACCTGAGGAGATAGACAACCTTTTCATAAGCATACAAAGCTTCAATAGCACAAGGCTGTATGAAAGGACATCTGAGGACTTCTATGACTACATAATAGTTGACGAGTTCCACCATGCGGCAGCAGAGTCTTACCAGAAGCTGCTTGGCCATTACAAACCCAAAATACTACTTGGCCTTACTGCCACTCCTGAGCGTATGGACGGTAAAAATGTGCTTGAATACTTCGAGGACACAATAGCGGGTGAAATGAGGCTTAATGAGGCCATAGACAGAAAGCTCCTGTCTCCGTTCCAGTATTTTTGCGTTTCAGACACTGAAGACCTTTCAAGGCTCAAATGGGGCAGAAGAGGCTACGACATCAGAGAGCTTGAAAATGTATATACTTCAAGCAAGCTCAGAAGCAAACAGGTCATAAACAGCCTGAAACGGTATGTGGCTGATATAAACGATGTCAAGGGACTTGGATTCTGCGTAAGCATAGAGCATGCAAAATACATGGCAGATTTTTTCAATAAGGCCGGCATACCCTCTGTTGCGCTTTTTGCGGGAGTTGAAGCAAGTGTTAGGACTGATGCCAGGCAAATGCTCTCAAGCGGAGAAGTAAAGTTCATATTTGTAGTGGACATGTACAATGAGGGAGTTGACATACCTGAAATAAACACTGTGCTCTTTCTGAGGCCAACAGAAAGCCTTACAGTTTTTGTGCAGCAGCTTGGAAGGGGTCTTAGGCTGTCAGAGGGAAAGGATTGCCTGACTGTACTCGACTTTGTGGGACAGGCCCACAGAAACTACAGCTTTGAAGAAAAATTCAGGGCGCTTACAGGTAAAACAAAGCATTCCGTCAAGCACTACGTTCAGAACGGTTTTTTCAATCTCCCGAAGGGATGCTACATACAGCTTGAAAAGCAGGCAAAGGAATACATACTCAGAAACATAAAGGAAAGTTCCAGCAGCCGAAAGAATATTGTGGAAAAGATACGGTGCTTTCGCGCTGATACAGGCATGGAGCTAACTCTGGCTAATTTCCTTAAACACCACCACCTGTCAATATATGATTTTTATGGCAAAAATGGCGACAGAACGCTAAGGAGGATGATGGTCGAGGCGGGAGTTAAGGAGGATTTCAACTATGAAGCCGAAATGGTCATAACAAAGAGGCTCCCAAGCCTTTTTCATCTGAATTCAAGGCGGCTCTTGGAATTCCTTATAGCTTATTTGGGCGGATGGCCTGCAGACGTGGAAGAGAAGAGGCTGATGCTTTCAATGCTTTATTATTCTTTCTACAACTCGCATCCGAATGCGGAGGGACTTGGCAGCATGGAGGAGGGGATAAGGATGATACTCGAATGCTCTGAAATGAGGGAGGAAATCCTGGACATTCTCAATTACAACTACGAGAATATGGACATTGTTGAAATAGAAAGCAATCTGGGATTCGAATGCCCGCTCGGTGTCCACAGCAGCTATTCGACTTCGCAGGTGCTTGCGGCCCTTGGATATTTCAATGAAAGCAGCAGTCCGGCCTTTAGGGAAGGCGTAAAGTACTTTGCCGACAAGAAGCTCGACATATTCTTCATCACCCTCAACAAGTCGGAAAAGGATTTTTCGCCGTCGACGCTTTATGAGGACTATGCCATAAACGACAGGCTGTTCCACTGGCAGACACAAAGCAGGACAGCCGAGGGAAGCGCTACTGCCAAGAGGTATATAAACCACAAGGCCACGGGAAACCGCATAGCTCTGTTTGTTAGGGAATACAAGACTGAAAACGCCTATACGTCTCCCTTCGTGTTCCTTGGAGAGTGCGACTATGTAAGCCACTCAGGGAGCAGACCCATGAGCTTTGTCTGGAGGCTTAAGCATGACATGCCGCCTATGTTTGTCCCAAAGGCGAACAAGAGCATACTATAA
- a CDS encoding MBL fold metallo-hydrolase, whose translation MLFEQLNPHSCKTYLIANDDNSAVIIDPVIEHFKFYIELLKERKLKLTHVIDTHTHADHISAGSALRDATGCEYVMHENAPSKCVSIRVEDGDVLNISGMEFKFLYTPGHTKDAVSIIVGDKLLTGDFLFLDDGGAGRDDLPGGDPADHWESLKKLDELPDELVVYPAHEYRGRQPSNLGTQRKTNPHLQKRSKDEFIRYIEDLRLGPAEWMKDVLKANYACSQDPNAAWIPLDIAACEIKGTMEEGVNETEVDYISAHELNERIREGLQDTLLVDVREEDELEGPFGHIEGIHNIPIGELAMKQRELQSFKNSNIVTVCRSGARATTGAQILKKAGFEKVFVLEGGMKAWREHGF comes from the coding sequence ATGCTATTTGAACAGCTAAATCCGCACTCCTGCAAAACATACCTCATAGCAAATGATGACAATTCAGCGGTGATAATTGATCCGGTCATTGAACATTTCAAATTTTATATCGAGCTGTTGAAAGAGAGGAAACTGAAGCTGACACACGTGATTGACACCCATACCCATGCGGACCACATATCAGCAGGCTCGGCCCTCAGGGATGCGACGGGGTGCGAGTATGTTATGCACGAGAACGCTCCGTCAAAATGCGTAAGCATACGTGTAGAGGACGGGGATGTATTGAATATAAGCGGCATGGAATTCAAATTCCTCTACACGCCGGGACACACAAAGGATGCTGTGAGCATAATCGTTGGCGACAAGCTGCTTACTGGTGATTTTCTTTTCCTTGATGATGGCGGCGCAGGGCGAGACGACCTTCCGGGAGGAGATCCTGCAGACCACTGGGAGAGCCTAAAAAAGCTTGATGAGCTGCCGGACGAGCTTGTAGTCTATCCAGCCCATGAGTACAGAGGCAGGCAGCCGTCAAATCTGGGAACTCAGCGCAAGACTAATCCCCACCTCCAAAAGCGAAGCAAGGACGAGTTCATTAGATATATTGAAGACCTGCGCCTTGGACCTGCAGAGTGGATGAAGGATGTCCTGAAGGCAAACTACGCCTGCTCGCAGGATCCCAACGCTGCATGGATACCTTTAGATATTGCGGCCTGCGAAATAAAGGGTACAATGGAGGAGGGCGTAAACGAGACTGAGGTGGATTATATTTCAGCGCACGAGCTCAATGAAAGGATTCGCGAGGGTCTGCAGGATACGCTGCTTGTGGACGTCCGTGAGGAAGACGAGCTTGAAGGCCCATTTGGCCATATTGAAGGGATTCACAATATTCCAATCGGCGAGCTGGCAATGAAACAAAGGGAGCTTCAAAGCTTTAAAAATTCCAATATTGTAACTGTTTGCCGCTCAGGGGCGAGAGCTACAACAGGAGCTCAGATACTAAAAAAGGCCGGATTTGAGAAGGTATTTGTGCTTGAAGGCGGCATGAAGGCCTGGAGAGAACACGGGTTCTAG
- a CDS encoding MFS transporter, whose product MLNITSRIDKLPTTPMLKKILFWTGIGWMFDAMDQGMVAGVMAAIGKDWELTTGQLGLLGSSGMLGMALGAALSGMAADRWGRRKVIMWTLIIYGIASGLSGFATSYPMLLALRFLTGFGLGGELPAASTLVSEYSPTKDRGRNVIILESFWAWGWIAAALVAYLMIPVYGWRTAFWVGALPALFAAYFRKVVPESPRYLELTGRIKEADELVGIMEKQAGISYESGITANENSNQQGNGRITFADLWSKKYIRSTVVLWVIWFGINFGYYGFVLWTPSLLVDKGFDLVRSFEFTLIMCLAQLPGYFSAAYLVEKVGRKMVLAVYFAGTALAAWLFGHAGSSLEVIIYGSLLYFFSLGAWGCVYAYTPEVYPTVARASGTGWASAFGRLGAFLAPFVVPVVYKSFGTQAGFGYVFLMLTAVFATVALVVAVFGKETMGKSLEEISIHM is encoded by the coding sequence ATGCTTAATATAACTTCACGCATAGACAAGTTGCCGACTACACCTATGCTCAAAAAAATACTATTCTGGACAGGCATAGGCTGGATGTTCGATGCAATGGACCAGGGAATGGTGGCTGGAGTAATGGCAGCAATAGGCAAGGACTGGGAGCTTACCACCGGGCAGCTTGGGCTTCTTGGAAGCTCGGGTATGCTTGGAATGGCGCTTGGAGCTGCGCTCTCAGGCATGGCTGCCGACAGATGGGGAAGAAGAAAGGTAATAATGTGGACTCTTATCATTTACGGAATTGCCAGTGGGCTTTCAGGCTTTGCCACAAGCTATCCGATGCTTCTGGCGCTGAGATTCCTTACAGGCTTTGGACTGGGAGGCGAGCTGCCTGCGGCGTCCACGCTTGTCAGTGAATATTCGCCTACAAAGGACCGTGGGCGGAACGTAATAATACTTGAAAGCTTCTGGGCTTGGGGCTGGATAGCGGCCGCTCTTGTGGCGTATCTAATGATTCCGGTTTACGGCTGGAGGACTGCGTTCTGGGTGGGCGCACTCCCGGCGTTGTTTGCGGCGTACTTTAGGAAGGTTGTTCCCGAGTCTCCCCGTTATCTTGAATTGACAGGAAGAATCAAGGAAGCCGACGAGCTTGTTGGAATAATGGAAAAGCAGGCCGGCATCAGCTATGAATCTGGAATAACGGCCAATGAGAATTCAAACCAGCAAGGCAATGGCCGGATTACATTTGCAGACTTGTGGTCGAAAAAGTATATAAGGAGCACTGTTGTCCTTTGGGTGATATGGTTTGGAATCAACTTTGGCTATTATGGCTTTGTGCTCTGGACTCCTTCGCTGCTAGTTGACAAGGGCTTTGACCTTGTCAGGAGCTTTGAGTTTACACTTATAATGTGCCTTGCCCAGCTTCCTGGATATTTCAGCGCTGCTTACCTGGTTGAAAAGGTGGGAAGGAAAATGGTGCTTGCTGTATACTTTGCGGGCACAGCTCTTGCGGCCTGGCTGTTTGGCCATGCGGGAAGCAGCCTTGAGGTCATAATATATGGAAGCCTACTGTACTTCTTCAGCCTGGGAGCCTGGGGCTGCGTGTACGCATACACTCCCGAGGTTTATCCTACGGTAGCCAGGGCGAGCGGAACCGGCTGGGCTTCGGCCTTTGGTCGTCTTGGAGCCTTTTTGGCGCCCTTTGTAGTGCCGGTTGTCTACAAGTCCTTCGGCACACAGGCTGGCTTTGGCTATGTGTTTTTAATGCTTACGGCTGTATTTGCTACTGTAGCATTAGTAGTTGCAGTCTTTGGAAAAGAGACCATGGGCAAGTCCCTCGAGGAGATAAGCATTCATATGTAA
- a CDS encoding SGNH/GDSL hydrolase family protein, which translates to MKTVLCYGDSNTWGMNPENGSRYPKNVRWTGVLQNMLGDSYEVIAEGLCGRTTVWDDPISLECRNGKRFLLTCLASHKPVDILVIMLGTNDLKHRFSLEAVDVAKGVETLVKIASSSCAGPDMKSPEILVIIPPPTETTDDEDSHSQGGREKSLGLSRQFKRLLEDKCHLLDAGSIISSSKLDGEHIDMQSHRILAEAVFEMIGDIAK; encoded by the coding sequence ATGAAAACAGTTCTTTGCTACGGTGACTCAAATACCTGGGGCATGAATCCCGAAAATGGCAGCAGGTATCCCAAGAATGTAAGATGGACAGGCGTTCTCCAGAACATGCTCGGAGACTCATATGAGGTTATAGCTGAGGGTCTATGCGGCAGAACTACCGTGTGGGACGATCCTATATCCCTCGAGTGCAGAAACGGAAAGAGGTTCCTGCTCACATGCCTGGCATCACATAAGCCTGTCGATATTCTCGTGATAATGCTAGGCACTAATGACCTAAAGCACCGCTTCTCGCTTGAGGCCGTCGATGTTGCCAAGGGCGTTGAAACTCTAGTGAAAATTGCCAGCTCAAGCTGCGCCGGGCCGGATATGAAGTCTCCAGAAATTCTAGTGATAATACCGCCGCCCACCGAAACGACTGACGACGAAGACTCCCACTCGCAAGGGGGCAGAGAAAAAAGCCTTGGATTATCAAGGCAGTTCAAAAGATTGCTGGAAGACAAATGCCACCTGCTTGATGCTGGCAGCATTATAAGCTCGAGCAAGCTCGACGGCGAGCATATTGACATGCAGTCACATAGGATTCTTGCAGAGGCAGTGTTTGAAATGATAGGAGATATTGCAAAGTAG
- a CDS encoding RidA family protein, producing the protein MKKIETEFSVRDGGHYSPGMVYNGVLYISGQLSIDPNTGKRPEGGVKAEARQALENLDTVLKAAGASRDNVIQCRVYIPDVSYWPDLNEVYSEFFGSHKPARIVVPSNNLYGGCLVEIEAIAECEED; encoded by the coding sequence ATGAAAAAAATAGAAACCGAGTTTTCAGTAAGAGACGGAGGACACTACTCCCCGGGGATGGTATATAATGGTGTGCTTTACATATCAGGGCAGCTGTCGATTGATCCAAATACCGGAAAAAGACCCGAAGGGGGCGTAAAGGCGGAGGCGAGGCAGGCGCTTGAAAACCTCGACACGGTTCTTAAGGCAGCCGGGGCATCGCGCGACAATGTCATCCAATGCAGGGTCTACATTCCGGATGTCTCCTACTGGCCGGACCTGAACGAGGTATATTCGGAATTCTTCGGCAGCCACAAGCCTGCCAGGATAGTAGTGCCGTCAAACAACCTCTACGGCGGATGCCTTGTTGAAATTGAAGCGATAGCGGAATGTGAGGAGGATTAG